The following is a genomic window from Streptomyces sp. BHT-5-2.
GCGCAGATGAGAGCTATGCCGAGAAGGCTCCTGACGTTGGGGGAATGTCACGGCGAAACCGGGAATCCGCACACGGCGCATCCGGTTGTCAGTAGTGGTGCTTCCCGGTGCAGGCGAGCGGCGTTGTGGTGCTCCTCCTCCAGAGTCCGGCCCGCCCCACTCACAAGTTCCAGCAGTGGGCCGCCCACCTGCTGCACACCGGGAGGAGACTGCCCGCAAGTTCAGTGACGCCGCCTGGTGGTGAACAACGCGACGGCTGTCACTGCCAGACCGTCGAGGCAGAGGAACGCCCACGGGAGGTGCGTGGCGTTGCCGAGGTGATGAGGAGCTGCGGATGGCCCGGGCCCGACGGCCAGAAACCCTCCCAGGACGGCAACGCCCAGGGCGTTGCCGAACTGACGCGCGGTGGCGGCGACTGCCGAGGCGACTCCTGCCTGGTTTGCCGGCATGGCGCTCACGGCAGTGCTGGTGATCGGTGGGTTCACCAGGCCGAGTCCGGTGCCCAGCAGCACGTAGGCGGCCGCGATCCCGGCGTAGGAGGTGGTGGAGCCCACCCGGAGCAGCATGGCGCTGCCCGCCGTGATGAGGAGTCCGGCGGCAGTCATTGGCGGGCAGGGCCCGTACCGGGCCACCAACCAGCCGCCCAGTGGTCCTCCGGCGGCGATCGCCACCGTGGCCGGCAGCAGGGCCACTCCGGCGGTCAGGGCGGACAATCCCCGCTCCTGCTGCAGGTACAGGGTGTTGACGAGCAGGAACCCGGCCAGCGCCACGAACGCCAGCAGAGCGATCACGTTCGCGCCGGTGAACGGAAGGTTGCGGAAGTACCGCAGGTCCAGCAACGGTTCGCGCTGCCGCAGCTCGACCACGACGAAAGCGATGAGTGCGGCGGCAGCGAGCACGAAACCAGTCACGATCGACGGTCTGGCCCATCCGTCCCGGGGCCCCTGGACAAGGGTGTAGGTCACCGTGGCCAGGAACACGATCATCAAGCCCTGTCCGAACGGGTCCGCCCGGCGGGGTCGGGATGCGCGGGATTCGGGTACGAACCGATGCGCGAGCATCAACGTGGCCAGGCCGAGCGGGATGTTGACCCAGAACACCGAGCGCCAGCCCGCGGCACTCACGAGCAGTCCACCGGCCAGTGGCCCACACGCGGTGGCTATGCCGAAGATCCCACTCCACACTCCCAGCGCCCGGTCCCGCTCGCCGGGGTCACGGAAGACGTCGCGCACGATCGACAGCGAAGTCGGTGTCAGCGCGGCCCCTCCGATGGCCTGAACCACCCGTGCCGCGATCAGCGTTTCCAGGTTCACGGCCATGCTGCACAGCGCCGACCCGATGGTGAAGACCAGCACTCCGAACAGGAACAGTCGACGTCGGCCCAACCGGTCGCCGATGGAACCGGCCAGCAGGAGCAGGCTGCCGAGTACCGACAGGTAGGCATCCATCACCCACTGCAGTGCGGTCAGATCGCAGGCCAGGCTGGTCTGGATCGCGGGCAACGCGACGTTGAGGATGGTGTTGTCCAGGTAGGTCATGAACAGGGTCAGACCGCAGATCCCCAGCACCGCCAGTCGGCGGCGCCGCCCCGAAGGGCCCGTCAAGGTGTCCCGGATCGCGGTGGTCGGTGGTAGGCGGAGGTGTGCAGACATGGAGCACAATCTCACCGATGCGGTGCCTTGCGGGCTACCGATAGGCTGCCACGTCATGCTCGTAGCCCGCCATATGCCCAGAGCAGGGTGGATCTCCCACGACCTGACCCACGGCGACATCAGTCCCCCTCACCAGCACGAGCGCGGACACCTCGTCTATGCCGCCAGCGGCATCCTGTCGGTCACAACCCAGCGGGGCAGGTGGATCTGCCCCGCCAACCGAGCCGCCTGGACCCCGGCCCGGACCGTGCACCAGCACCAGGCCCATGGGCGTACCGACATGCGCATCGTGTTCATCGCGCCCTCCCTGGCCCACGCCCTTCCCAACCGGCCCGCCGTACTTGCCGTTTCCGGACTGGCCCGGGAAGTCCTGCTGGCGCTCACCGGCAGCCGCTCCTATCGCCCGGCCACCCGCACGCGGTTACGCGCTGTCCTCGTCGAGGAAGTCAGCACGTCCTCGGAGCAACCTCTGCACCTGCCCGAGCCCCAGGACGACCGCCTACGGGCCCTGGCCCGCCTGCTCCATGGCGACCCCGCCAACACCGCTCCACTGGCGACGCTCGGCCAGGCCGTGGGCGCCAGCGAACGCACCCTCAGCCGGCTGTTCCACGACGAACTGGGCATGAGCTTTCATCAATGGCGCACCCAACTGCGCCTTCATCACGCCCTGGTTCTGCTCTCGGAGGGGCACACCGTCACCACCACGGCTCATGCCTGCGGGTGGTCCAACCCCAGCACCTTCATCCACGCCTTCACCTCGGCCATCGGGCAAACTCCCGGCAGTTACCAACACGACTTGCGGGGTGGGTAGTTCGAGGCACCGAGCTTTCCTGGCATGCCAGGCATGGCTGATGTGCCATCGTGCCAGGCAACGCGACGGGGTCCGGCGCCACGAACGCCGGGCGTTTTCTGCTTGCCAGTTGAGCGCAGATCGTGATGCGGGCTCGTTGGGGAGCGGACGAGCGGTTCGCTCAGCGGTGGTTGGCCGGGGCGGCCGTGAGTGCTGTGTCTGCGGCATCGAGGATCCTGCCGAAGACGTGGGCGACGACCGGCTTGGCAAGTGCCCGGGTGAACTGTTCTCCGGAGAGACCCCGCAGGGGCCGCAACTGTGACGCCTTCCGCTGTGACGTGCCTCACTCCGTGGCCGGCCGGCGTCATCCACGACATGCGAGTCGACCGCGGCCACGGCATCGTCGGAGCGCTTGGCGGAACCGGCATGCCGCGCGTTCCTTCGCGCCAGGCAGCGCGGGGTTCCCGGTCGTATCGCGTTGTACTTTTTCGTTTCCGGGGCGCTCTCCGGGGCGTTCTATTGCGGCGCGGTGCGGAAATGGTCGTGCGCCTCGTCTGGCGTCATATGCCTTTCGGTCATTGCCATGGCTTGTGCTCGACCCGCGGTATCCCTCTCGTTACTCAGTGAAACACGATGCTGTTGGCGCTTTCCGGCCAGGCCGGCCGGGAAGTGATGCCGGACACGTTTCGGTGCGGTTTTCACGCGTGGCGTCCGGTGAGGAGCGGATCGACTCCGGCGGAGCGGGGAGGTGGAGGTGAATGCTGGTGTCCTCCGTGCCCTCGTACCCGTGGTCACAGGGGGCGTGTCGTGCTCCGTCGGGAGTTTGGTTTCTGCCATTCAGCTCAGGTCGGTGGTGGGCGAGTCGGCCATGTCCAGAAGGCGCTGTCGGCCTGCCTTGCTGTGGTTAGGTTCCTTCCGTCGATGAGCTGGCGTCGCACGACCCCGTGCCAGCACCCAATTGGCGAGCGCATCGTTGCCGGTTACCCCGGCCGGCCAAGCGCCCGCCTGCGCAGAGAGGCTGAACCATACGTGTGGCTGTCATTGGACAGGGCTATGTGGGCTCGCCTCTTCCACTCGCCGCTGTCTCTGCGGGGGCACCGCGTTCTCGCCGTCGAACCGGATCGCGTTCGCACGGGCCTGTTCCACCTGGGAGTGGCCTCGACCCGTGTGCGGTGCCCGGCGCAGCGGGGAACGGGCGTGATGGCTGACGGCGCTCACGCCGTGGTGAGCGGGGGCTGTCGCCTTTCCCACGATCCGCCGAGTGCCTCCGCCAAGGCCGGGCGTGTGGCTTCGCTGCGGGGTAATTAGCCAAAGGCCGTCAACGGCGGTGTCTGCAAACTGTGCCCGGTAGGGCGGGACGCTGCCGGTCCGCGGTCTGATCA
Proteins encoded in this region:
- a CDS encoding MFS transporter, coding for MLGICGLTLFMTYLDNTILNVALPAIQTSLACDLTALQWVMDAYLSVLGSLLLLAGSIGDRLGRRRLFLFGVLVFTIGSALCSMAVNLETLIAARVVQAIGGAALTPTSLSIVRDVFRDPGERDRALGVWSGIFGIATACGPLAGGLLVSAAGWRSVFWVNIPLGLATLMLAHRFVPESRASRPRRADPFGQGLMIVFLATVTYTLVQGPRDGWARPSIVTGFVLAAAALIAFVVVELRQREPLLDLRYFRNLPFTGANVIALLAFVALAGFLLVNTLYLQQERGLSALTAGVALLPATVAIAAGGPLGGWLVARYGPCPPMTAAGLLITAGSAMLLRVGSTTSYAGIAAAYVLLGTGLGLVNPPITSTAVSAMPANQAGVASAVAATARQFGNALGVAVLGGFLAVGPGPSAAPHHLGNATHLPWAFLCLDGLAVTAVALFTTRRRH
- a CDS encoding helix-turn-helix transcriptional regulator, which codes for MLVARHMPRAGWISHDLTHGDISPPHQHERGHLVYAASGILSVTTQRGRWICPANRAAWTPARTVHQHQAHGRTDMRIVFIAPSLAHALPNRPAVLAVSGLAREVLLALTGSRSYRPATRTRLRAVLVEEVSTSSEQPLHLPEPQDDRLRALARLLHGDPANTAPLATLGQAVGASERTLSRLFHDELGMSFHQWRTQLRLHHALVLLSEGHTVTTTAHACGWSNPSTFIHAFTSAIGQTPGSYQHDLRGG